In the Aristaeella hokkaidonensis genome, CCACCATTTCCTCATAGCCTGAGAGCGCCGCAAAAGGCGCAAACTGGGCCGCACGGTCGTGGAGACTCATATGCGGGCGAGTGGCAGACTGATGGTGAGGGAGGGAAAGGATGTCCATGTAGGGGAAAGGCTCATCATTCATAATTCGCAATCCTTATAAATTCATAATTCATAATTCAGAATTCAGAATTATCGCCTGCGGGCGAGAAAATGAAAACTTAAAACTTAAGACTTAAGACTTAAAAATGTTTCACCTACGGCGAAGGAGAAACGACACGTATATAAGGTGGGTTAGGCACGGTGACCGCCGACCTGGCCGTTGCGTTTGATGGTCATGGCGCCTTCTTCCAAGTTCATGCCCTTGATCATAGCGCTTTTGCCGAAGCGTTCCTGGATATCCAGGGCGGCTTCCTGCAGGCGCTTTTCCTTTGCGTCTGCGGCGGCTTCTTCTTCCTTCTGCCGGGTGAGAGCTTCATAATCCGTGAAGAGATCCAGCTGCAGGGGACCTTCCTCCGGGATATCTTCCTCCCGGATCAGGCCGACAGCAACCACATAGATCCGGCGAACAAGCAGATCAGGGTGAATAATCCTGTCATACAGTTCCATCATTGCATCTGAGATGCGCCGGGTGCTGCTTGTCCAGCGATCCAGATTGCCGGTACCATGGGCGTACTTCGGAATGATCCGGCCGTATGGATCGGCCGAGATGGGGCCGTTATAGATTTCACCGGTAGAAGCAATGCGGAAAATGGATTCCGGCAGGGAACGCCCCTGCTGCGCTATGACAATACTCGCCTGATCATAGCAGACAGTGAGCTCAATCTTCCGGGTGACAAGGCCCTTTTTCACCAGATCCAGGGTCAGCAGATCCGTCATTTCCCGGACGAGCAGACGACCCTTCTTCGCATCGCAGGCTTCAGACAGTACCTGGCCACTGCTGAGACTGTTGGAGATTGGCCGGTAGGATTTGATATCTGAAATCCGGGTCGGTTCCCAGCCCCAGGCGTGATCGATGATCAGCTCCGCATTGATGCCAAAGGCCTTATAGAGCAGATCCTCATGCGTCAGGCTCAGACGGGCGATATCTCCCATGGTATAGCAGCCCAGCTTTTCCAGGCGGCGGGCGAGACCGAAACCAATGCGCCAGAAATCCCTCAGGGGCTGATGACACCAGAGCAACTCCCGGTAGCGCATCTCATCCAGCTCTGCGATACGGACACCGTCCTGATCCGCAGGAACGCGCTTGGCTACGATATCCATGGCGATCTTGGCCAGGTACATGTTGGTGCCGATGCCGGCTGTGGCAGTGATGCCGGTGTTGTAAAGCACATCCCGGATCATGGTCATGGCCAGCTCATGAGCTGTCATATCGTAAGTTTTCAGATAACCGGTGACATCCATGAAACATTCATCCACGGAATAAACGTGGATGTCTTCATCACTGATATATTTCATGTAGATGGAAAAGACTTTGGTACTGACTTGTTCATAGAGCCTCATGCGCGGCGGAGCAACGATGTAGTCCAGCTGCAGGGAAGGATCCGCCGCCAGCTCCCGCGCGTCAGCAGACTTGCCGGAGAAACCATATTTCCCGTCCGGACCGCGCACCGCTTTACCCAGACGGATGGCGTTGCGCAGACGCTCAGCGTTGATTTCTTTTACACGCTGAACCACTTCGAACAGACGCGCACGGCCGGCAATGCCATAGGCCTTGAGACTGGGGGTGACGGCAAGGCAGATCGTCTTCTCCGTGCGGGTGGCATCTGCCACAACGAGGTTTGTGGACAATGCGTCCAGATTCCGTGCGGCACATTCCACGGAAGCATAAAAGCTTTTGAGATCGATAGCAATAAACATAGTTATCAAGCAGGAGGTAGGAAGTAGGAGGGAGGAAGTATTTTAATGAATACTGAAAACTTAAAACTGAAAAATGGTGGATAAAACAGCATTCAGAAGCTGTTTTTTCATGAATTTTATATTGTCTTTTGCTTCGCAAAAGAATGATATGTTGCTTCGCAACATGATATATCGGCTTCATGCCGATATGATAGGTTCGACTTCGTCGAACATGATATGTTTGGCTGCGCCAAACGTGATTAGTTACTTACCGCTGTACTACAGGGAAGTTGGAGTGGATTAGGCTTCGACATACCAGCGGCCAAGACGGGCGCCGAGGCGGTCAACAGAGCGTTCAAAGAAGAGATGGCGCTCCTGACCATGGATGATAACAGTATAGCAGTCCAGCAAGTGGCTGTCACCAGCAGGACGGAAGGCGCGGACTTCATCAATATTGAAAAGACGCCCGTCCGGCCAGAGAATGGCACGGGGCTGCATATAGCCGGTGGAATCAAAATCAGAAGTGACCTTGACGTACAGACGATCAGACACAGGTGTCCATCCTTTCAATTCATAATTCATAATTCATAATTCAGAATCATTGGTTTGCTGGTTTGCAAATCAAAATTATGAGTTATGAATGATCCATCTGGATGATAGCACAATAATATAAAATTATCAACAGAAAAGCACAAAATTATTGTGCTTATATATCAATACAGGAAGAAATAAATGCCGAACCAGTGGATTACCGCACCGAAGAAGACGAAGAAATGCCAGAGGAAATGGGCTCCCTTTTTCTTCATTGCAAAGGGAATGATACCCACGGTATAGATGACGCCGCCGATGAGCGTGAAGAGGAACAGAGGCAGGTTTTCCCGCAGCATGCGGGGCAGGAAAATCAGGCCGCACCAGCCCAGCACGATGAACAGCGTGATGTGGAGCGCTTTGGGACGCCCCGGACCGAAGACGGCAACAAAGACAATGCCGGTGATAATAATTGCCCACTGGACGCAGCAGAGGATTGTTCCCAGCTGACCGCCCCAGAAGAGCAGCCACATAGGCGTGAAGGTACCGCCAATGAGCAGATAGATGGAAATATAATCGAACCGCCGCCAGACGCGCTTGACGGTGGAGCCCCAGCGGAAGGAGTGATACAGGCAGCTCATGAGGAACATCATGACCAGGCAGAAACCATAGACAATTGAGCAGAAGAGCTGCGTGGAGGTATGTGATTTCAGAATCAGCAATACGAGACCGGCAATAGCGCACAATGCACCCACACCGTGGGTGACAGCATTGCCGACTTCTTCCAGAATGGACCGTTTCGGCGGCTCGTTGAGTTTGCGGGAATCTTTTTTCATGACAATATCTCCTGTAAATAAACCGGATAATGAACGGTATGGATTATACCACAATTGAACCGGATGAGACATTCTGATTTTCTCCAAAAACAGCCGGACAATAATTGACAGAGAAGCTTGATTTTTGATAAAATACACTTTAATTATACGGAGGGAGGATACTAGGGATGCTGCAGGATAAAATCAGGGAAGGATTGACTTTTGACGACGTACTGCTGGTACCGGCGAAGAGCGAAGTACTACCCCGGGATGTGGACCTTTCCATCCAGCTGGCGAAGAACATTAAACTGAATATTCCGATGCTGAGCGCCGCCATGGATACCGTGACGGACAGCCGCATGGCAATCGCGATGGCTCGGGAAGGCGGTTTGGGAATCATCCATAAGAACATGACGATTGAGGAACAGGCAGCCCAGGTTGACAAGGTCAAACGCAGTGAACACGGAGTTATCACAGATCCCTTTTATCTGAGTCCCGAGAACCTGATCTCTGACGCGGAAGAGCTGATGAGCCGTTACCGGATCAGCGGCGTTCCGATCACCCGCGAGGGTAAACTGGTCGGCATCCTGACCAACCGGGATCTCCGGTTTGAAACAGATTACAGCCGCCCCATTGGCGAAGTGATGACCAGCGAGAACCTGATCACCGCTCCCGAAGGCACAACCCTGGAAGAAGCGAAAAAGATCCTGGCCTCCCACCGGATCGAGAAGCTCCCGATCGTGGACAAGGACGGCATGCTGCGCGGCCTGATTACGATCAAAGACATTGAGAAGACAAGCAAATATCCCAACAGCGCCAAGGACGAGAACGGCCGGCTGCTGTGCGGCGCCGCAGTGGGCGTGACGAACGATGTGTTCGAACGGATCGACGCCCTGCTGGCTGCCAAGGTTGACGTTATCAATATCGATACTGCCCACGGCCATAGCCTGGGTGTGCTGAAGCAGGTGGAGAAGATCCGCAACAAGTATCCGGATATTACCCTGTTTGCCGGCAACGTGGCAACGGCTGCCGCTACCCACGACCTGATCTCCGCCGGCGTGGACTGCGTGAAGGTTGGTATCGGCCCCGGTTCTATCTGTACCACCCGCGTGGTTGCCGGTATCGGCGTACCGCAGATCACAGCCATTTCCGACTGTGCTGAGGAAGCAGACAAATACGGCGTACGCGTAATCGCGGACGGCGGCATCAAATACTCCGGCGATATCGCCAAGGCCCTGGCAGCAGGCGGAAGCTGCGTTATGCTGGGCAGCCTGCTGGCCGGTACCGAGGAGAGCCCCGGAGCTATGGAAATCTATCAGGGCCGTTCCTTCAAAGTTTACCGCGGCATGGGCAGTCTGGCAGCTATGTCTGTCGGCTCCAAGGACCGTTATTTCCAGGAAGGCCAGAAGAAACTGGTTCCCGAAGGCGTGGAAGGACGCGTACCTTACAAGGGAACACTTGCAGATACCATCTTCCAGATGGTTGGCGGCTTGCGTGCCGGTATGGGATACTGCGGAGCCAAGACCATTGATGACCTGCGGAAGAACAGCCAGTTCATCAAGATCACCGGCGCCGGCCTGGCCGAGAGCCATCCGCATGATATCTCCATCACGAAGGAAGCGCCCAACTATTCCCGTTCAAATTAACATTTGAACAGGAAATGAAATAAATCAGCTGCGCTGATTTGTGAAATATTTGACTTCGTCAAATGTGAAATATTCGGCTTTGCCGGATGAGAATTTTTACCCGGAATTAAAGGTATCTGCGCAGTTGATACCGAATTGTTTATAAGAAGCTAAGAAGCCTGTCGTTTCGCATAATAAGTTATAAACATTCCTGTTATGTCATCCTCAGCTTCGCTTAGGATGACATAATAGCAAATGGAGGAGAAAGAATGGGCAAGCGGTTTTATAAACTGGCGGGAGCCACAGTCAGACTCTTCAGTCACAAAATGAAAACGGAATGGGAAGAGCCCTTTGAGGATGGTCCCTGCGTATTTGTAGTTAATCATGCCGGATCCAGCGGACCGGTGGATATGTGTGCCAAATTCCCGCTGCGGGATAAAATACATCCCTGGGTCAACAGTGAAATGCTGAATCCCAAGGAAGTTCCGGCTTACGTGCGGAAGGACTACTGGTGGAAGCCGGACAGCTTCTTTGCGCCTGTACTGAATGTGACTGTACCATATATTGCTTCAGCACTGATGCCGCCAATGCTCCGCAGTATTCCGCATATTCCGGTATACCGTGATCAGCGGATCATGCTGACCCTGCGCCAGAGCGTGCGCGTGCTGCAGAAGGATCACTACCTGCTGCTGTTCCCGGAAATTCCAGGACCCGGAAAAAACAGCCACCGGCGGATCAATACCGGGTGGCTGCGTCTGGGACAACTATGGTACAAGGCCAGCGGCAGAGCACTGAAGATGTATCCTGTCCACGTGGATTATAAGAACCATATTTTCAAGGTGGCCGCTCCTGTATGGTACGACCCGTCCCGCCGCTTCAGCGAGCAGGAGAAGGAACTGGCCGAAAAACTGACCGCAGGAATCAGGGGCTGACGATCAAGGTTGCGCAGCAGCGTCCTCTGTGGATACTGCTGTTATGCCATCCCTGCAGAGAATCCGGAGAAGCTTGAAGGCGTTCTCCTGATTACCA is a window encoding:
- the guaB gene encoding IMP dehydrogenase, translating into MLQDKIREGLTFDDVLLVPAKSEVLPRDVDLSIQLAKNIKLNIPMLSAAMDTVTDSRMAIAMAREGGLGIIHKNMTIEEQAAQVDKVKRSEHGVITDPFYLSPENLISDAEELMSRYRISGVPITREGKLVGILTNRDLRFETDYSRPIGEVMTSENLITAPEGTTLEEAKKILASHRIEKLPIVDKDGMLRGLITIKDIEKTSKYPNSAKDENGRLLCGAAVGVTNDVFERIDALLAAKVDVINIDTAHGHSLGVLKQVEKIRNKYPDITLFAGNVATAAATHDLISAGVDCVKVGIGPGSICTTRVVAGIGVPQITAISDCAEEADKYGVRVIADGGIKYSGDIAKALAAGGSCVMLGSLLAGTEESPGAMEIYQGRSFKVYRGMGSLAAMSVGSKDRYFQEGQKKLVPEGVEGRVPYKGTLADTIFQMVGGLRAGMGYCGAKTIDDLRKNSQFIKITGAGLAESHPHDISITKEAPNYSRSN
- the trhA gene encoding PAQR family membrane homeostasis protein TrhA produces the protein MKKDSRKLNEPPKRSILEEVGNAVTHGVGALCAIAGLVLLILKSHTSTQLFCSIVYGFCLVMMFLMSCLYHSFRWGSTVKRVWRRFDYISIYLLIGGTFTPMWLLFWGGQLGTILCCVQWAIIITGIVFVAVFGPGRPKALHITLFIVLGWCGLIFLPRMLRENLPLFLFTLIGGVIYTVGIIPFAMKKKGAHFLWHFFVFFGAVIHWFGIYFFLY
- a CDS encoding DinB/UmuC family translesion DNA polymerase; the encoded protein is MFIAIDLKSFYASVECAARNLDALSTNLVVADATRTEKTICLAVTPSLKAYGIAGRARLFEVVQRVKEINAERLRNAIRLGKAVRGPDGKYGFSGKSADARELAADPSLQLDYIVAPPRMRLYEQVSTKVFSIYMKYISDEDIHVYSVDECFMDVTGYLKTYDMTAHELAMTMIRDVLYNTGITATAGIGTNMYLAKIAMDIVAKRVPADQDGVRIAELDEMRYRELLWCHQPLRDFWRIGFGLARRLEKLGCYTMGDIARLSLTHEDLLYKAFGINAELIIDHAWGWEPTRISDIKSYRPISNSLSSGQVLSEACDAKKGRLLVREMTDLLTLDLVKKGLVTRKIELTVCYDQASIVIAQQGRSLPESIFRIASTGEIYNGPISADPYGRIIPKYAHGTGNLDRWTSSTRRISDAMMELYDRIIHPDLLVRRIYVVAVGLIREEDIPEEGPLQLDLFTDYEALTRQKEEEAAADAKEKRLQEAALDIQERFGKSAMIKGMNLEEGAMTIKRNGQVGGHRA